One window of Gemmatimonadaceae bacterium genomic DNA carries:
- a CDS encoding PHP domain-containing protein gives MNATDYVELHCHSAFSLLDGASAPEELVARALIAGQTALALTDHDELGGAVRFAQAADIAGIAGIIGAELTVQGDGALQHLTLLAMSRTGYGNLSTLLTRARMDVPERGAPSVPFALLTQHAGGLFALSGCPRGAIPQALAAGNIAEATRVAGTLRDLFEESFAIEVWDHRLPEEHALVRQLIPLARRIGVPWVVTNNVHYATRQARSTHDALTALRHGRPLDAMGTRLRPNGEWYLKSTALHHKRWLGHEAGLRATRAIAERCQFRIGQLKPSLPRFPLPPGVSEDDYLTQLVETGATERWGSVRTPAQQKQLLHELEVIRRLDMAGYFLIVWDIVRYSRREGILCQGRGSAANSAVCYCLGITAVDPIRMELLFERFLSEDRREPPDIDIDFAHRDRERVLQYVYERYGREHAAMVCEQITYRGRSAVRDAARILGFSLEQGDALAAVSDRFSARSTAAALRAGIGIASADDLRRSTFVDATPNTVGITGPVHRADKPDHEMPHIRRDMAKVAFAVDLPPAVRESAIPITAKRPAIRTASADVDDFAGMGGDGTGGRPELRKRFERDERLAAIPEARTRRVTAAERARVDASTPPVMVETHTSAPPPAAALKTAAKEPPKVPTDILQRAGLDPADPRVRALADIVDGLHQLPRHRSIHVGGFVLTREPLSTVVPIEPASMPGRTVIQWERDDLDMASLVKIDLLGLGMLTVLQDCLVYVRRTRGVTIDLALLDTSDQAVYDDLCAADTIGVFQVESRAQMNTLPRLKPRCFYDIVVEVALIRPGPIQGAMVHPYLRRRAGIEEVVYPHPSLEPILKRTLGVPLFQEQGMQVAIACANFTAGEADTLRRAMGHKRSHEKMEALRQKMLAGMRANGIDDDIANRIFAQINAFADYGFPESHAASFALLVYASAWLRHYYHAEFLAAMLNAQPMGFYAPGTLIEDGKRHGVEVRPVDLTCSAWDATLESRAPQSAAPAVRLGVRSVRGLGAAARGKLEAALTEGAFSDVGDVVRRTKLDRRALRLLAESGAFDGMFAHEPLATRRRRALWEVLAAVRGDAGPLAPPVMLPDAALPHMSMADLTEADYRVTGVSLNGHPMRHLRPLLQPNGIRTARDIQQNGRDTEQVAIAGLVICRQRPSTAKGFVFLSLEDETGIVNVVVTPQRFERDALKISTSPLLLVRGTLQVESNVVTLRGRLFVPLDAQLGAEHARSHDFH, from the coding sequence ATGAACGCCACCGACTACGTCGAGCTGCACTGCCACAGCGCCTTCTCGCTGCTCGACGGCGCATCGGCCCCCGAGGAGCTGGTCGCACGCGCCCTCATCGCGGGGCAGACCGCCCTCGCCCTCACCGACCACGATGAACTGGGTGGCGCGGTGCGCTTCGCCCAGGCCGCGGACATCGCCGGCATCGCCGGCATCATCGGCGCCGAGCTCACCGTGCAGGGCGACGGCGCACTGCAGCACCTCACGCTGCTGGCCATGTCGCGCACGGGGTACGGGAACCTCAGCACCCTGCTCACCCGCGCCCGCATGGACGTGCCCGAGCGCGGCGCGCCCTCGGTGCCGTTCGCCCTGCTCACGCAGCACGCCGGGGGACTGTTCGCACTCAGCGGCTGTCCGCGGGGCGCCATCCCGCAGGCACTCGCCGCCGGCAACATCGCCGAGGCCACCCGCGTGGCCGGCACGCTGCGCGACCTGTTCGAGGAGTCGTTCGCGATCGAGGTGTGGGACCACCGCCTGCCCGAGGAGCATGCGCTGGTGCGGCAGCTCATCCCGCTCGCGCGCCGCATCGGCGTGCCGTGGGTGGTGACCAACAACGTGCACTACGCCACCCGCCAGGCGCGCAGCACGCACGATGCGCTCACCGCCCTGCGCCACGGCCGCCCGCTCGACGCCATGGGCACGCGCCTGCGTCCCAACGGCGAGTGGTACCTCAAGTCCACCGCCCTGCACCACAAGCGCTGGCTGGGCCACGAGGCCGGCCTGCGCGCCACCCGCGCCATCGCCGAGCGCTGCCAGTTCCGCATCGGGCAGCTCAAGCCGTCGCTGCCGCGCTTTCCACTGCCACCCGGCGTGAGCGAGGACGACTACCTCACGCAGCTCGTCGAGACCGGCGCCACCGAACGCTGGGGCAGCGTGCGCACCCCCGCGCAGCAGAAGCAGCTCCTGCACGAGCTCGAGGTCATCCGCCGCCTCGACATGGCCGGCTACTTCCTGATCGTGTGGGACATCGTCCGCTATTCACGGCGCGAGGGCATCCTCTGTCAGGGCCGCGGCTCCGCCGCCAACTCCGCCGTCTGCTACTGCCTCGGCATCACGGCGGTGGACCCGATCCGCATGGAGCTGCTCTTCGAGCGCTTCCTCAGCGAGGACCGCCGCGAGCCGCCCGACATCGACATCGACTTCGCCCACCGCGACCGCGAGCGCGTGCTGCAGTACGTGTACGAGCGCTACGGGCGTGAGCATGCCGCAATGGTCTGCGAACAGATCACCTACCGCGGCCGCAGCGCGGTGCGCGATGCCGCGCGCATCCTCGGCTTCTCGCTGGAGCAGGGTGATGCGCTGGCCGCCGTGAGCGATCGCTTCAGCGCGCGCAGCACCGCCGCCGCCCTGCGCGCCGGCATCGGGATCGCCAGTGCCGACGACCTGCGCCGCAGCACGTTCGTGGACGCCACACCGAACACCGTCGGCATCACCGGCCCCGTGCACCGCGCCGACAAGCCTGATCACGAGATGCCGCACATCCGCCGCGACATGGCGAAGGTGGCGTTCGCGGTGGACCTGCCGCCCGCCGTGCGCGAGTCCGCCATCCCGATCACCGCGAAACGCCCCGCCATCCGCACCGCGTCGGCCGACGTGGACGACTTCGCCGGCATGGGCGGCGACGGCACCGGCGGCCGCCCCGAACTCCGCAAGCGCTTCGAGCGCGACGAGCGGCTGGCCGCGATCCCCGAGGCGCGCACGCGACGCGTCACCGCCGCCGAACGCGCACGCGTGGATGCCTCCACCCCCCCGGTGATGGTCGAGACGCACACCTCCGCACCACCCCCCGCTGCGGCGCTGAAGACGGCCGCGAAGGAACCACCGAAGGTGCCCACCGACATCCTGCAACGCGCCGGCCTCGATCCCGCCGACCCGCGCGTGCGCGCGCTGGCCGACATCGTGGACGGGCTGCACCAGCTGCCGCGCCATCGCTCGATCCACGTGGGCGGGTTCGTGCTCACCCGCGAGCCGCTGTCCACCGTGGTGCCGATCGAACCTGCATCGATGCCGGGCCGCACCGTGATCCAGTGGGAGCGCGATGATCTCGACATGGCCAGCCTGGTCAAGATCGACCTGCTCGGCCTGGGCATGCTGACGGTGCTGCAGGATTGCCTCGTGTACGTGCGCCGGACACGCGGCGTGACGATCGACCTCGCGCTGCTCGACACCAGCGACCAGGCCGTGTACGACGACCTCTGCGCCGCCGACACCATCGGCGTGTTCCAGGTGGAGAGCCGCGCCCAGATGAACACCCTGCCGCGCCTCAAGCCGCGCTGCTTCTACGACATCGTGGTCGAGGTCGCGCTCATCCGCCCGGGCCCGATCCAGGGCGCGATGGTGCACCCGTACCTGCGCCGCCGCGCGGGCATCGAGGAGGTGGTATACCCGCACCCCTCGCTCGAGCCGATCCTCAAGCGCACGCTCGGTGTGCCGCTCTTCCAGGAGCAGGGCATGCAGGTGGCCATCGCCTGCGCGAACTTCACCGCCGGCGAGGCCGACACGCTGCGCCGCGCGATGGGACACAAGCGCAGCCACGAGAAGATGGAGGCGCTGCGGCAGAAGATGCTGGCCGGCATGCGCGCCAACGGCATCGACGACGACATCGCGAACCGTATCTTCGCGCAGATCAATGCCTTCGCCGATTACGGCTTCCCCGAGAGCCACGCCGCCAGCTTCGCGCTGCTGGTGTACGCCTCCGCGTGGCTGCGCCATTACTACCACGCCGAGTTCCTGGCGGCGATGCTGAACGCGCAGCCGATGGGGTTCTACGCACCGGGCACGCTGATCGAGGACGGCAAGCGGCACGGCGTGGAGGTGCGGCCGGTGGACCTCACCTGCTCGGCGTGGGATGCCACGCTGGAATCACGCGCGCCGCAGTCTGCGGCACCGGCGGTGCGCCTTGGGGTGCGCAGCGTGCGCGGGCTGGGCGCGGCGGCGCGTGGCAAGCTGGAGGCCGCGCTGACCGAGGGTGCCTTCAGTGACGTGGGGGACGTGGTGCGCCGCACGAAGCTCGACCGGCGCGCGTTGCGGTTGCTGGCCGAGTCGGGGGCGTTCGACGGGATGTTCGCCCATGAGCCGCTGGCCACGCGCCGGCGTCGTGCATTGTGGGAGGTGCTGGCGGCGGTGCGTGGTGATGCCGGTCCGCTGGCACCACCGGTCATGCTGCCCGATGCCGCGCTGCCGCACATGTCGATGGCCGACCTCACCGAGGCCGACTATCGCGTGACCGGTGTGTCGCTGAACGGCCACCCCATGCGCCACTTGCGGCCGCTGCTGCAGCCCAACGGCATCCGCACCGCGCGCGACATCCAGCAGAACGGCCGCGACACCGAGCAGGTCGCCATCGCGGGTTTGGTGATCTGTCGCCAGCGCCCCAGCACGGCGAAGGGGTTCGTGTTCCTGTCGCTGGAGGACGAGACCGGGATCGTGAACGTGGTGGTGACCCCGCAGCGCTTCGAGCGGGACGCGCTCAAGATCAGCACCTCGCCACTGCTGCTGGTGCGGGGGACACTGCAGGTGGAGTCGAACGTGGTGACGCTGCGGGGTCGGCTGTTCGTGCCGCTGGACGCGCAGCTGGGGGCGGAGCATGCGCGGAGTCATGACTTTCACTGA
- a CDS encoding CopG family transcriptional regulator, giving the protein MPRKEPYAKIAITLPQDDLAAANRLAATQDRSRSWIIAEAVRQYVAQAAAPALDPSRAEQLRRDLTLTPLQRVAAGEEALRVIPDGGAQEPRTFPSYDAFQAWLRTRDRAT; this is encoded by the coding sequence ATGCCTCGAAAGGAACCGTACGCCAAGATTGCGATCACCCTGCCTCAGGATGACCTCGCTGCCGCGAACCGTCTGGCCGCAACGCAGGACCGCTCGCGCAGCTGGATCATCGCCGAGGCGGTGCGGCAGTACGTCGCGCAGGCTGCGGCACCGGCCCTCGACCCGTCCCGCGCGGAACAGCTCCGCCGCGACCTCACGCTCACGCCCTTGCAGCGCGTCGCCGCGGGAGAGGAGGCGTTGCGCGTGATCCCGGACGGAGGCGCACAGGAGCCCAGGACGTTTCCGTCGTACGATGCATTTCAGGCGTGGCTGCGCACGCGTGACCGCGCGACATGA
- a CDS encoding DUF488 domain-containing protein, producing the protein MSPKQGGRVKHTRGKCIYSIGHSLHRIEHFTALLHRHSVDVVLDVRSSPYSRRAPQFNRQSLQQSLAAAGIKYSFGGLSLGGRPSDRAVYVGNQVDYELVAQTVSFINGVRRVGRAARHASIALLCAESDPLECHRFLLIGRALHVMGFDVQHILANGNLESHSAGEQRLLAAAGLEQIDVFSSVDDSFKLAYKRQAQRFAFAGPMPELSGDREFA; encoded by the coding sequence ATGTCGCCGAAACAGGGAGGACGCGTGAAGCATACGCGAGGCAAGTGCATCTACAGCATCGGGCATTCTCTACATCGGATTGAGCACTTCACTGCTCTGCTGCACCGACACAGCGTGGACGTCGTCTTGGATGTCAGGTCGTCACCATACAGCCGGAGAGCACCGCAATTCAATCGCCAGTCGCTGCAACAGTCGCTAGCCGCAGCAGGCATCAAATACTCTTTCGGCGGGCTATCACTCGGGGGGCGACCGAGCGACCGAGCTGTTTATGTCGGAAATCAGGTGGACTACGAGCTAGTAGCGCAGACAGTATCGTTCATCAACGGCGTTCGGAGAGTCGGACGCGCGGCGCGTCACGCGTCAATAGCTTTGCTCTGCGCTGAATCGGACCCCCTTGAGTGCCATCGCTTTCTTCTTATCGGCCGTGCCCTCCACGTCATGGGGTTTGACGTTCAGCACATTCTTGCAAACGGAAATCTGGAATCTCACTCTGCGGGCGAGCAGCGCTTACTCGCTGCTGCGGGACTCGAGCAGATCGATGTTTTCAGTTCGGTCGACGACTCGTTCAAGCTCGCGTACAAAAGGCAAGCTCAGCGTTTTGCCTTCGCCGGACCAATGCCAGAACTCAGCGGAGACCGAGAGTTTGCATGA
- a CDS encoding DUF488 domain-containing protein — MSILFTVGFTQKSAERFFDLLTVAGVRKVIDTRLNNRSQLAGFTKADDLPFFLRKIGGIDYRHAPEMAPTQEMLDRYKKLKGSWAEYEIEFNQLLTLRKLEKLLSLSELEHACLLCSEHEPDKCHRRLVAEYIQARHSNFELVHLV; from the coding sequence ATGAGCATTCTATTCACTGTTGGCTTTACTCAGAAAAGTGCTGAACGCTTCTTCGATCTGCTCACAGTAGCTGGCGTGCGAAAAGTCATCGATACTCGGCTCAACAATCGATCACAGCTCGCCGGGTTCACAAAAGCGGACGATCTTCCCTTCTTTCTTCGAAAGATCGGAGGAATCGACTATCGTCATGCGCCCGAGATGGCCCCGACCCAGGAGATGCTTGATCGTTACAAGAAGCTGAAAGGTTCGTGGGCCGAATATGAGATCGAATTCAATCAATTGCTTACGTTGCGTAAACTAGAAAAGTTGCTATCGCTTTCGGAGCTCGAGCACGCATGCCTACTTTGTAGTGAACATGAGCCGGATAAATGCCATCGACGGCTTGTGGCTGAGTATATCCAAGCGCGTCACTCGAATTTTGAACTCGTACACCTCGTGTAA
- a CDS encoding NAD(P)H-binding protein: MTASRRVFLLGATGTIGRATLRALLDRGHDVTCFVRHAGDGEARAAALRGATVRTGDVTDPASLRRDGFRGEHFDAVVSCMASRTGAPKDAWAIDHRAHAHALTAAKAADVTQFVLLSAICVQKPMLAFQHAKLAFETELMASGLKYSIVRATAYFKSLSGQLERVRRGKPYLMFGDGRLTSCKPISDADLAAYLADCIDDTTRHDRILPIGGPGPAITPLEQGETLFALTGRAPKYTRVPVAMLDVIIGVLSALGRVIPPLADKAEFARIGRYYATESMLVLNPVTGHYDADATPETGSDTLAAYCEALVRTGAGVDRGDHAVF; encoded by the coding sequence ATGACCGCGTCACGCCGCGTGTTCCTGCTCGGCGCCACAGGGACCATCGGACGGGCGACCCTGCGCGCCCTGCTCGACCGCGGACATGACGTGACCTGCTTCGTGCGGCACGCAGGCGACGGCGAGGCACGGGCAGCGGCATTGCGTGGCGCCACCGTGCGCACCGGCGACGTCACCGATCCGGCCTCACTGCGGCGTGACGGCTTCCGCGGCGAGCACTTCGATGCCGTCGTCTCGTGCATGGCGTCGCGCACCGGCGCGCCGAAGGACGCCTGGGCCATCGACCATCGCGCGCACGCACACGCCCTCACCGCCGCGAAGGCCGCCGACGTGACGCAGTTCGTGCTGCTGTCGGCCATCTGCGTCCAGAAGCCCATGCTCGCATTCCAGCACGCGAAGCTGGCGTTCGAGACGGAGCTCATGGCCTCGGGCCTGAAGTACTCGATCGTTCGCGCGACGGCGTACTTCAAGTCGCTCTCCGGGCAGCTCGAGCGCGTGCGCCGCGGCAAGCCGTACCTCATGTTCGGCGACGGCCGGCTGACGTCATGCAAGCCGATCAGCGACGCCGACCTCGCGGCCTACCTCGCCGACTGCATCGACGACACGACGCGCCACGACCGCATCCTCCCCATCGGCGGCCCGGGGCCGGCCATCACGCCACTGGAGCAGGGCGAGACACTGTTCGCGCTCACCGGTCGCGCACCGAAGTACACGCGCGTGCCGGTGGCGATGCTCGATGTGATCATCGGTGTGCTCTCCGCGCTCGGCCGCGTGATCCCGCCACTGGCCGACAAGGCGGAGTTCGCGCGGATCGGGCGGTACTACGCCACCGAGTCGATGCTGGTCCTGAATCCCGTCACCGGGCACTACGACGCTGACGCGACACCAGAGACCGGCTCGGACACGCTCGCCGCGTACTGCGAGGCGCTCGTGCGCACCGGGGCGGGCGTCGATCGCGGCGATCACGCCGTGTTCTAG
- a CDS encoding serine/threonine protein kinase — translation MTSSLPAALTSRYAIERELGRGGMGAVYLARDRTLDRDVALKVLPPEVASSASLRERFLRETRVAASFSHPNIVPVYAVEQHDDVLAYAMGFIDGESLGARVARMGPLPIRDVVSLLQDVCYALAYAHGRGIVHRDLKPDNIMIERATGRALLMDFGVARTITSTPAHGSTALTRVGEIVGTPEYMSPEQASGDTVDGRSDLYALGLVAYFALSGQPAFTGVSTQQVIVKQLTEAPPPISQVRADTPPPLAALIEQCLCKEPGDRFATAGAVLEALDRAQVMGPQIPLPVRLFVQDVQMVALIVFFAMLLIITQASAALDDALRDGFIKNGDRFIPLVILFAIIVARSLHVISEGRRLKLAGFEAEDVRKAVRAMHAERDEVRQQNAANPVIRARRRRTVQRAIGMLAAGVLLLALAWSSRRQLGPTSFYTPPHGLLELFAGLALLGAAFVSLMLNPMSVPLAERLQRVLWLGIPGRVLLRVSMGRSEPLAPASSGARGTPAPVAPVSNAPLPVARLDALEKRVAALESRNR, via the coding sequence ATGACCTCGTCGCTGCCCGCCGCGCTCACCTCCCGCTACGCCATCGAGCGCGAGCTCGGGCGCGGCGGCATGGGTGCGGTGTACCTGGCCCGCGACCGCACGCTGGATCGCGACGTGGCGCTGAAGGTCCTGCCACCGGAGGTTGCCTCCAGTGCCAGCCTGCGCGAGCGATTCCTGCGCGAGACCAGGGTCGCCGCCTCGTTCTCACACCCGAACATCGTCCCGGTCTACGCCGTCGAGCAGCATGACGACGTGCTGGCGTACGCCATGGGCTTCATCGACGGGGAGTCGCTCGGCGCACGCGTGGCTCGCATGGGGCCGCTCCCGATCCGCGACGTCGTGTCGCTGTTGCAGGACGTCTGCTATGCGCTGGCCTACGCGCATGGGCGCGGCATCGTGCATCGGGACCTGAAGCCGGACAACATCATGATCGAGCGCGCCACCGGCCGCGCGCTCCTGATGGACTTCGGCGTGGCGCGCACCATCACCAGCACCCCCGCGCACGGCAGCACCGCCCTCACGCGGGTCGGCGAGATCGTCGGCACCCCCGAGTACATGTCGCCCGAGCAGGCGTCGGGGGACACGGTGGATGGGCGGTCCGATCTCTATGCGCTGGGCCTCGTCGCGTACTTCGCGCTCAGCGGACAGCCCGCCTTCACCGGCGTGAGCACGCAGCAGGTGATCGTGAAGCAGCTCACGGAGGCACCGCCCCCGATCAGCCAGGTGCGCGCCGACACACCGCCGCCGCTGGCCGCGCTGATCGAGCAGTGTCTCTGCAAGGAACCCGGAGACCGCTTCGCCACCGCTGGCGCGGTGCTCGAGGCGCTGGATCGCGCGCAGGTGATGGGCCCGCAGATTCCACTTCCGGTCCGCCTCTTCGTGCAGGACGTGCAGATGGTGGCGCTGATCGTGTTCTTCGCCATGCTGCTCATCATCACGCAGGCCTCCGCCGCCCTCGATGACGCACTGCGTGACGGGTTCATAAAGAATGGGGACCGGTTCATCCCGCTCGTCATCCTGTTCGCGATCATCGTGGCACGCTCACTCCACGTGATCAGCGAGGGGCGGCGACTGAAGCTGGCCGGGTTCGAGGCGGAGGACGTGCGCAAGGCGGTGCGCGCCATGCACGCCGAGCGCGACGAAGTGCGCCAGCAGAACGCCGCGAACCCGGTGATCCGCGCGCGGCGTCGGCGCACCGTGCAGCGGGCCATCGGCATGCTGGCGGCGGGCGTGCTGCTGCTGGCCCTGGCGTGGTCCTCACGGCGGCAACTCGGGCCCACGAGCTTCTACACGCCCCCGCACGGGCTGCTGGAACTCTTCGCCGGCCTCGCACTCCTCGGGGCCGCGTTCGTGTCCCTGATGCTCAATCCGATGAGCGTTCCGTTGGCCGAACGCCTGCAGCGCGTCCTGTGGCTCGGCATACCGGGCCGTGTCCTGCTGCGGGTGTCGATGGGAAGGTCCGAGCCACTGGCACCCGCCTCATCGGGCGCACGCGGAACACCAGCGCCCGTGGCGCCGGTGAGCAACGCGCCGCTTCCCGTCGCGCGTCTCGACGCACTCGAGAAGCGCGTGGCGGCGCTGGAGTCGCGAAACCGCTGA
- a CDS encoding type II toxin-antitoxin system VapB family antitoxin, whose translation MAVNIKNDRVERLLEQVAAMTGETKTEAIRRALEERRDRLMREGADVTPADRLRRLLVREVWPGIPYEIRGTSHTKADDERILGYGPDGA comes from the coding sequence GTGGCGGTCAACATCAAGAACGACCGCGTGGAGCGCCTGCTCGAGCAGGTCGCCGCCATGACCGGCGAGACCAAGACCGAGGCCATCCGTCGCGCCCTCGAGGAGCGTCGGGACCGCCTCATGCGCGAAGGCGCCGACGTCACGCCAGCCGATCGCCTGCGCCGGCTGCTCGTGCGCGAAGTCTGGCCCGGCATTCCCTACGAGATACGCGGGACGTCCCACACGAAGGCCGACGACGAACGGATCCTCGGCTACGGCCCTGACGGCGCATGA
- a CDS encoding type II toxin-antitoxin system VapC family toxin: MILDSSALVAIVLQEPTADDLLHRMRDASHLAIGAATLLEAGIVLSARLDRDTRGLLARVLQESGIDVLPVTDAHFGVAMEAWLRYGKGRHPAALNFGDCLSYAMSVVAGEPLLCVGDDFPQTDCVLA; the protein is encoded by the coding sequence ATGATCCTCGACAGTTCCGCCCTCGTCGCGATCGTGCTGCAGGAGCCGACCGCCGACGACCTGCTGCATCGGATGCGCGACGCCTCGCACCTCGCCATCGGCGCCGCGACGCTGCTCGAAGCCGGCATCGTCCTGTCTGCACGCCTCGACCGCGACACACGCGGCCTGCTCGCCCGCGTGCTGCAGGAGAGCGGTATCGACGTACTGCCGGTGACGGATGCGCATTTCGGCGTCGCGATGGAAGCCTGGCTGCGCTACGGGAAGGGGCGCCATCCCGCAGCGCTCAACTTCGGCGACTGTCTCTCGTACGCGATGTCAGTGGTGGCAGGCGAGCCGCTGCTGTGCGTTGGTGACGACTTCCCGCAGACCGACTGCGTGCTCGCCTGA
- a CDS encoding zinc-dependent metalloprotease, with the protein MRFRPFALLFTVAPGLAAQQRPAGAPPTVPPAAGADAAAPAATRRGPRPYAQVITARAVSDAGMITVHKVDEKWFFEVPDSLLGRDQLLVSRIAGVPTGVDGFISAGTSLNDRLVRFEKSGDRIVLRTLGTNAYADDSLAIAISVRVNNIGPVLAAFPIQAFGRDSASYVVDVTEFFSSDVPALSGLSAAQRRTYQVRRFDAARSSLDGIRSFPMNVEVSHTQTFDAGAPPSDADAATITLAMRQSLVLLPKVPMRPRIADARVGFFAVNRINYGLDVQKAATETFIRRWRLEPKDPAAYARGELVEPVQPIVYYLDPATPAKWRPYVRAGVNAWATVFERAGFRNAVQAKDAPTKAQDPDWDPEDIRYSVVRWAASTVRNAVGPSTSDPRTGEIIESDITWYHNHMRSYRNRLMIETGAANPAARTLEIPEAVMGETMTQVITHEVGHALGLPHNMIASASFPTDSLRSRSFTSKYGVSGTIMDYARQNYVAQPGDGLAPKDFIRRLGPFDDFVIEWGYRVLPDAATPAAERPILERMLRNSTGMFAYRYLPQQLVGVDPRAQTEDLGDDPVTATTYALANLKKVVPQVVAWTSRPGEDYSDLAEIHGEVLGMWSTYMGHVTNVVGGMRIDQKVSDQAGPVWQVLPVARQRAALRFLVAQAFDTPAWLVPADVISRIGPTASGMGALATRQAAVLTALTQPARLDRMAQGAALEPGVGYDVTGYLDELTSAVVGGSAPDANRRLLHRVYLERLQALIDPPAPPVAAPGQGGGGGFFGVPQVNVRRSDISASARAQVRAVAGAARVKATTASGAQRAHWLDLADRAQAILDPRR; encoded by the coding sequence ATGCGATTCCGACCGTTCGCACTCCTGTTCACCGTCGCGCCAGGGCTTGCGGCGCAGCAGCGGCCTGCCGGCGCACCGCCCACGGTACCGCCGGCCGCTGGTGCCGACGCCGCTGCGCCTGCCGCGACGCGCCGCGGACCGCGTCCGTACGCACAGGTCATCACGGCGCGCGCCGTCAGTGACGCTGGCATGATCACGGTGCACAAGGTGGACGAGAAGTGGTTCTTCGAGGTGCCGGACTCGCTGCTTGGCCGCGATCAGCTCCTGGTGAGTCGCATCGCCGGTGTGCCGACGGGCGTCGACGGGTTCATTTCGGCCGGCACCAGCCTCAACGACCGGCTGGTGCGGTTCGAGAAGAGTGGTGACCGGATCGTGCTGCGCACCCTCGGCACCAATGCCTACGCCGATGACTCGCTGGCGATCGCGATCTCGGTGCGGGTGAACAACATCGGGCCCGTGCTGGCGGCGTTCCCGATCCAGGCGTTCGGGCGTGACAGCGCGTCGTACGTGGTGGACGTGACGGAGTTCTTCTCCAGCGACGTGCCGGCGCTCTCGGGGCTGTCGGCGGCGCAGCGACGCACGTACCAGGTGCGGCGCTTCGATGCCGCCCGCTCGTCGCTGGACGGGATCAGGAGCTTCCCGATGAACGTCGAGGTGTCGCACACGCAGACGTTCGACGCGGGCGCCCCGCCGTCGGATGCCGACGCGGCCACGATCACGCTGGCCATGCGCCAGTCGCTGGTGCTGCTGCCGAAGGTGCCGATGCGCCCGCGCATCGCCGATGCCCGCGTGGGGTTCTTCGCCGTGAACCGCATCAACTACGGCCTCGACGTGCAGAAGGCGGCGACCGAGACGTTCATCCGTCGCTGGCGCCTGGAGCCGAAGGACCCGGCGGCATATGCGCGCGGCGAGCTGGTGGAGCCCGTGCAGCCCATCGTGTACTACCTCGACCCGGCCACGCCGGCGAAGTGGCGCCCATATGTGCGCGCCGGCGTGAACGCGTGGGCGACGGTGTTCGAGCGGGCGGGCTTCCGGAACGCGGTGCAGGCCAAGGATGCGCCGACGAAGGCGCAGGATCCCGACTGGGATCCCGAGGACATCCGCTACTCCGTGGTGCGCTGGGCCGCGTCCACGGTGCGCAATGCGGTGGGGCCGAGTACGTCGGATCCGCGCACCGGCGAGATCATCGAGAGTGACATCACCTGGTACCACAACCACATGCGCTCGTACCGCAACCGGTTGATGATCGAGACCGGCGCCGCCAACCCGGCGGCGCGCACGCTCGAGATCCCGGAAGCGGTGATGGGCGAGACGATGACGCAGGTGATCACGCACGAGGTGGGACACGCGCTCGGCCTGCCTCACAACATGATCGCCTCGGCGTCGTTTCCCACCGACTCGCTGCGGTCGCGCAGCTTCACGTCGAAGTACGGCGTGTCGGGGACGATCATGGACTATGCGCGGCAGAACTACGTCGCGCAGCCCGGTGACGGGCTGGCGCCGAAGGACTTCATCCGCCGCCTCGGTCCCTTCGACGATTTCGTGATCGAGTGGGGGTACCGAGTGCTCCCCGATGCGGCGACGCCGGCGGCGGAGCGCCCGATCCTCGAGCGGATGCTCCGCAACTCCACGGGCATGTTCGCGTACCGATACCTGCCGCAGCAGCTGGTGGGCGTCGATCCGCGCGCGCAGACGGAGGACCTGGGCGACGATCCCGTCACCGCGACGACGTATGCGCTGGCGAACCTGAAGAAGGTCGTGCCGCAGGTCGTGGCGTGGACCTCACGGCCGGGTGAGGACTACAGCGACCTGGCCGAGATCCACGGCGAGGTGCTGGGGATGTGGTCCACGTACATGGGGCATGTGACGAACGTGGTGGGCGGCATGCGCATCGACCAGAAGGTGTCGGACCAGGCGGGCCCGGTGTGGCAGGTGTTGCCGGTGGCGCGCCAGCGTGCGGCGCTGCGGTTCCTGGTGGCACAGGCGTTCGACACGCCGGCGTGGCTGGTGCCGGCGGACGTGATCAGCCGAATCGGGCCGACCGCGTCAGGGATGGGGGCGCTGGCCACGCGACAGGCGGCGGTGCTGACGGCACTCACGCAGCCGGCGCGCCTCGACCGCATGGCGCAGGGTGCGGCGCTGGAGCCGGGCGTGGGCTATGACGTGACGGGCTACCTCGACGAGCTCACGAGTGCCGTCGTCGGTGGCAGCGCGCCGGATGCGAACCGTCGGCTGCTGCATCGCGTGTACCTGGAGCGGCTGCAGGCGCTGATCGATCCGCCGGCACCGCCGGTGGCCGCGCCGGGGCAGGGCGGTGGCGGGGGCTTCTTCGGTGTGCCGCAGGTGAATGTGCGGCGCAGTGACATCTCGGCGTCGGCGCGCGCGCAGGTCCGGGCGGTGGCCGGTGCAGCTCGGGTGAAGGCCACGACGGCGTCAGGGGCGCAGCGGGCGCACTGGCTGGATCTCGCGGACCGGGCGCAGGCGATTCTGGATCCGCGGCGCTGA